The following proteins come from a genomic window of Geomonas sp. RF6:
- a CDS encoding phage holin family protein: MIERKEDRPLGELFSELMNEIRTLLKQEVTLLRTEMSEKAIRFGKDAAALGAGAVVLHTAFLTIVATLVLALGNFVPMWLSALLISILLVVGGVVLIQKGRKDLTQMKAVPERSTETVKETVKWAKSQVKTTR, translated from the coding sequence ATGATCGAAAGAAAAGAAGATCGTCCCCTCGGGGAGCTGTTCTCCGAGCTGATGAATGAAATACGCACCTTGCTGAAGCAGGAAGTGACGCTTCTGCGCACCGAGATGTCCGAGAAGGCGATCCGCTTCGGCAAAGACGCTGCCGCGCTGGGAGCAGGCGCGGTCGTTCTCCACACCGCCTTTCTGACCATCGTGGCCACCCTCGTCCTCGCGCTCGGCAACTTCGTACCGATGTGGCTTTCGGCGCTTCTGATCTCCATCCTGCTCGTTGTGGGAGGTGTCGTACTGATACAGAAGGGGCGCAAGGACCTGACCCAGATGAAGGCTGTGCCGGAAAGGTCGACGGAAACCGTTAAGGAGACGGTAAAATGGGCAAAATCACAAGTGAAAACCACCCGGTAA